The following proteins come from a genomic window of Pseudomonas sp. WJP1:
- a CDS encoding LON peptidase substrate-binding domain-containing protein — MSLPLFPLNTVLFPGCILDLQIFEARYLDMIGRCMKQGGGFGVVCILEGSEVGIAPQGFAMVGCEARITDFQQQDNGLLGIRVEGGRRFKVLSTEVQRDQLILAEVEWLEDEPEQPLQDEDADLVALLKALAEHPMVEALNMGTEAAGQQSLANQLAYLLPFAEEDKIDLLQLDDPQQRLDAIQALLDELQGELFA; from the coding sequence ATGAGTCTGCCGCTTTTTCCGCTGAACACGGTGCTGTTTCCTGGTTGCATCCTCGACCTGCAGATCTTCGAGGCGCGTTACCTGGACATGATCGGTCGCTGCATGAAACAGGGCGGCGGCTTCGGCGTGGTGTGCATCCTTGAGGGGAGCGAAGTCGGTATCGCGCCGCAGGGGTTTGCCATGGTCGGTTGTGAAGCGCGTATCACCGATTTTCAGCAGCAGGACAATGGCCTGCTGGGGATTCGGGTAGAGGGCGGGCGACGGTTCAAAGTGCTGTCCACCGAAGTCCAGCGCGACCAGTTGATCCTTGCCGAGGTCGAATGGCTGGAAGACGAACCCGAGCAACCCCTGCAGGACGAAGACGCCGACCTGGTGGCCTTGCTCAAGGCCCTGGCCGAACACCCGATGGTCGAAGCGCTGAACATGGGCACTGAAGCGGCGGGGCAACAATCACTGGCCAATCAGTTGGCGTACCTTTTGCCCTTCGCCGAAGAGGACAAGATCGACCTGTTGCAACTCGATGATCCGCAGCAGCGCCTGGATGCGATTCAGGCGTTGCTCGATGAGTTGCAGGGTGAGTTGTTTGCCTGA
- a CDS encoding LrgB family protein, protein MILDWHGAWTSVIHHPLFGIGITLGAYQLVLAAFEKTRWIFLQPVLVSMLLVIGVLVGCGLTYAEYRKSTEILSILLGPATVALAVPLYLNLRRIRQLFWPIFTTLVIGGVVATCMGVLLGWWFGAEHMILMTMAPKSVTSPIAMLVAEQIGGVAALAAVFVLITGVIGAIFGPSLLTRLGVHSPEARGMALGMTAHAVGTAVAMQESDECGAFAALAMSLMGVATAVFLPLAVSMVV, encoded by the coding sequence ATGATCCTTGACTGGCACGGCGCCTGGACGTCGGTGATTCATCATCCATTGTTCGGCATCGGCATCACGCTCGGTGCCTATCAGCTGGTGCTGGCGGCATTCGAGAAAACCCGCTGGATCTTTTTGCAGCCGGTGCTGGTCTCCATGTTGCTGGTGATCGGTGTGCTGGTGGGCTGTGGCCTGACTTACGCCGAGTACCGCAAGAGCACCGAGATCCTGAGCATTCTGCTCGGCCCCGCGACGGTCGCGCTGGCCGTGCCGCTTTACCTCAATCTGCGGCGGATTCGGCAGTTGTTCTGGCCGATATTTACTACGCTGGTGATAGGTGGTGTGGTCGCCACGTGCATGGGGGTGCTGTTGGGCTGGTGGTTCGGGGCCGAACACATGATCCTGATGACCATGGCGCCGAAATCGGTGACATCACCTATCGCCATGCTGGTGGCCGAGCAGATTGGCGGGGTCGCGGCGCTGGCGGCGGTGTTCGTGCTGATCACCGGGGTGATCGGGGCGATATTCGGCCCGAGCCTGTTGACCCGGCTCGGTGTCCACAGCCCCGAGGCCCGCGGCATGGCACTGGGCATGACCGCCCACGCGGTTGGCACGGCGGTGGCGATGCAGGAAAGTGATGAATGTGGCGCCTTCGCGGCGCTGGCGATGAGTTTGATGGGCGTGGCCACGGCGGTGTTCCTGCCGTTGGCGGTGTCGATGGTGGTGTAA
- a CDS encoding CidA/LrgA family protein encodes MLLRGLTWLVLFQLLGTAINHLFLSFLPGPIIGLLLLLMFLIGRGQVGEPLNLAASSLLRYLPLLLVPPAVGVMVYATDIAADFWAIVGALVLSLLLSMAFAGVLMQRMVKRHVHPEDGQ; translated from the coding sequence ATGTTGTTACGTGGCCTGACCTGGCTGGTGCTGTTCCAATTGCTCGGCACCGCGATCAACCATTTGTTTTTATCCTTCCTGCCGGGGCCGATCATCGGCCTGCTGCTGTTACTGATGTTCCTGATCGGTCGAGGCCAGGTCGGCGAGCCGCTGAACCTTGCAGCCAGCAGCCTGCTGCGCTACCTGCCATTGCTGCTGGTGCCACCGGCCGTGGGGGTGATGGTGTACGCCACGGATATCGCCGCCGACTTCTGGGCCATTGTCGGCGCGCTGGTGTTGTCATTGTTGCTGTCGATGGCGTTCGCCGGAGTTCTCATGCAGCGCATGGTCAAGCGCCATGTCCACCCTGAGGATGGCCAATGA
- a CDS encoding MaoC family dehydratase, with product MPFVPVAELKDYVGKELGSSDWLTIDQERINLFAEATGDYQFIHVDPVKAAQTPFGGTIAHGFLSLSLIPKLMEDILVMPEGLKMVVNYGLDSVRFIQPVKVDSKVRLKVELSEVTEKKPGQLLLKAIATLEIEGMDKPAYVAESLSLCFV from the coding sequence ATGCCCTTTGTACCTGTTGCAGAGCTCAAAGATTATGTCGGCAAGGAACTCGGAAGTTCCGACTGGCTCACCATCGACCAGGAGCGTATCAACCTGTTCGCCGAAGCCACAGGGGACTACCAGTTCATCCACGTCGACCCGGTCAAAGCCGCGCAAACGCCATTTGGCGGCACCATTGCCCACGGTTTCCTGTCGCTGTCGCTGATTCCAAAACTGATGGAAGACATCCTCGTCATGCCAGAAGGCTTGAAGATGGTGGTCAACTATGGCCTGGACAGCGTGCGCTTCATTCAGCCGGTCAAGGTCGACTCGAAGGTGCGCCTCAAGGTCGAACTGTCCGAGGTCACCGAGAAAAAACCCGGTCAATTGCTGCTCAAGGCCATCGCCACACTGGAAATCGAAGGCATGGACAAGCCGGCGTATGTCGCCGAATCCCTGTCGCTCTGCTTCGTGTAA
- a CDS encoding C13 family peptidase: MRPLALIALTLMLTACGDGESLLPADARLPDGGRYRGDLVNGLLQGQGRIDYPNGSWYAGEFDQGQWHGQGEWHGSNGEVYRGQFKQGLFDGQGTLTTSAGSYTGGFKLGRRDGEGTLKENGMIYRGEFKADQYSGLGRLELEDGSAYQGQFAHGKPNGEGQRSDGSGNQFTGHFVDGQLEGNGTFNSAEGDIYVGGFKNNQLHGKGRYENADGDVWLGQFKEGSLNGKGELIGADGSHYIGHFSDWRFTGQGRLNLADGSFYTGQFDNDTYSGRGTLVLTDGAVLSGTWINGQRVRDAEGKLLPDTLELGLLAQGRLLEEAFTNVPASTPAVELYTLTLGGDGKQSVFLRESDYVANMLTSRFGAYGQIRLVNHRDHLGDRPMATRESLRRSAQTLAERSGPEDLIFIYLTSHGTSEHELVLDQPRMELADLPADELATVLAPLKNRDKIIVISSCYSGGFIPALKDERTLIMTASRADRVSFGCSEEANFTYFGDALFARALNQTDDLEQAFKLAKATVAERELADNFEASEPQIWAPKTVLSHWQLLRKQQARKALQSVSIDSKDTKNN, from the coding sequence ATGCGCCCACTTGCACTAATCGCCTTGACCCTGATGCTCACCGCTTGCGGCGACGGCGAATCGCTTTTGCCCGCGGACGCCCGCCTGCCGGACGGTGGACGTTATCGCGGCGACCTGGTCAACGGATTGCTGCAGGGACAGGGCCGCATCGACTACCCGAACGGCAGCTGGTACGCCGGCGAGTTCGACCAGGGCCAATGGCATGGCCAGGGTGAGTGGCATGGCAGCAATGGCGAGGTCTATCGCGGCCAGTTCAAGCAAGGTCTGTTCGATGGCCAGGGCACCCTGACCACCAGCGCGGGCAGCTACACCGGCGGCTTCAAGCTTGGCCGACGCGACGGCGAAGGCACCCTCAAAGAAAACGGCATGATCTACCGCGGCGAATTCAAGGCCGACCAATACTCCGGGCTCGGTCGCCTGGAGCTCGAAGACGGCAGCGCCTATCAGGGCCAGTTCGCCCACGGCAAGCCCAATGGCGAAGGCCAACGCAGCGACGGCAGCGGCAATCAATTCACAGGGCACTTCGTCGACGGCCAGCTGGAAGGTAACGGAACCTTCAACAGCGCTGAAGGCGACATCTATGTCGGCGGGTTCAAGAACAACCAATTGCACGGCAAGGGACGATATGAAAATGCCGACGGCGACGTATGGCTGGGTCAATTCAAGGAAGGCTCGCTCAACGGCAAGGGCGAACTGATCGGTGCCGACGGCAGCCATTACATCGGACACTTCAGCGATTGGCGCTTCACCGGCCAAGGCCGGCTGAACCTGGCCGACGGCAGTTTTTACACCGGCCAGTTCGACAACGACACTTACTCCGGACGCGGCACCCTGGTCCTCACCGACGGCGCCGTACTCAGTGGCACCTGGATCAACGGCCAGCGTGTGCGCGACGCCGAGGGCAAATTGCTGCCCGACACCCTTGAACTTGGCTTGCTGGCCCAGGGGCGCTTGCTCGAAGAAGCGTTCACCAATGTTCCAGCCTCGACCCCGGCGGTGGAGCTCTACACCCTGACCCTTGGCGGCGACGGCAAGCAAAGCGTGTTCCTGCGCGAATCCGACTATGTCGCGAACATGCTCACCAGCCGCTTCGGCGCCTATGGCCAGATCCGCCTGGTGAACCATCGCGACCACCTCGGCGACCGGCCGATGGCCACCCGGGAAAGCCTGCGGCGCTCCGCCCAGACGCTGGCCGAACGCAGTGGCCCTGAAGACCTGATTTTCATCTACCTGACCAGCCACGGCACCAGCGAGCACGAACTGGTGCTCGACCAGCCGCGCATGGAACTGGCCGATCTGCCGGCCGACGAGCTGGCCACCGTGCTGGCGCCACTGAAAAACCGCGACAAGATCATCGTGATTTCGTCCTGCTACTCCGGCGGTTTCATCCCTGCCCTGAAGGACGAACGCACCCTGATCATGACCGCTTCGCGCGCTGACCGCGTGTCTTTCGGCTGTTCCGAAGAAGCCAACTTCACCTACTTCGGCGATGCCCTGTTCGCCCGGGCGCTGAACCAGACCGATGACCTGGAGCAAGCCTTCAAATTGGCCAAGGCCACCGTCGCCGAGCGCGAGCTGGCAGACAATTTCGAAGCCTCCGAACCGCAGATCTGGGCGCCTAAAACCGTGCTCTCGCACTGGCAACTGTTACGTAAGCAGCAGGCAAGAAAAGCCCTGCAAAGTGTCTCCATTGACAGCAAGGATACAAAGAACAACTAA
- a CDS encoding oxidoreductase has product MYLTPQHVLLAGATGLTGEHLLDRLLNEPTISRVLAPSRRPLAEHPHLENPVGDPSEFLPQLNGRVDIAYCCLGTTIKQAGSEQAFRAVDLDMVVAFAKRAREMGARHLIVISALGADRRSSIFYNRVKGEMEHALRAQDWPQLTICRPSLLLGERTEPRLGEQFAGPLSKLIPGKYRGIEACQLARAMWRLALEEQDGVRIVESDELRKLGK; this is encoded by the coding sequence ATGTACTTGACGCCTCAGCACGTGCTACTTGCCGGAGCCACCGGTTTGACCGGTGAACACTTACTTGATCGCTTGCTCAACGAGCCAACGATATCGCGAGTATTGGCCCCCTCGCGCCGCCCGCTGGCCGAGCATCCCCACCTGGAAAACCCGGTGGGCGATCCCTCTGAATTTCTGCCGCAATTGAACGGCCGCGTCGACATCGCCTACTGCTGCCTGGGCACCACCATCAAGCAGGCCGGCTCGGAGCAAGCGTTTCGCGCGGTGGACCTGGACATGGTGGTGGCTTTCGCCAAACGTGCCCGGGAGATGGGTGCACGGCACCTGATCGTGATCAGCGCCCTGGGGGCCGATCGCCGATCCTCGATTTTCTACAACCGGGTCAAAGGCGAAATGGAACATGCATTGCGTGCGCAGGACTGGCCGCAGCTGACCATCTGCCGCCCGTCATTGCTGCTGGGCGAACGCACCGAGCCACGCTTGGGCGAGCAATTCGCCGGGCCCTTGTCGAAACTGATTCCCGGCAAGTACCGAGGCATAGAAGCCTGCCAATTGGCCCGCGCCATGTGGCGCCTCGCCCTGGAGGAGCAGGATGGGGTGCGGATTGTCGAGTCGGATGAGTTGAGGAAGTTGGGCAAGTAA
- a CDS encoding YceK/YidQ family lipoprotein yields MNKWWVIVLALQLAGCATARTLDAAKPGAPVVYSGTRLDLYALNGGCCAVDRFGAEAPSYPGVDLPASALLDTLLLPLSLLTVIGVSFQATGGL; encoded by the coding sequence ATGAATAAGTGGTGGGTGATCGTGCTGGCGCTACAGCTGGCGGGATGTGCCACCGCGCGTACGCTGGATGCGGCAAAGCCGGGAGCGCCCGTGGTGTACTCAGGGACGCGGTTGGATCTGTATGCGCTCAATGGCGGTTGTTGCGCGGTGGACCGTTTTGGCGCCGAGGCACCGAGCTATCCTGGCGTTGATTTGCCGGCCAGTGCGTTGCTCGACACGCTGTTGTTGCCGTTGTCGTTGCTGACGGTGATTGGCGTGAGTTTCCAGGCAACCGGCGGGTTGTAA
- the ubiX gene encoding flavin prenyltransferase UbiX encodes MSNGPDRITLAMTGASGAQYGLRLLDCLVREDREVHFLISKAAQLVMATETDVTLPAKPQAMQAFLTEYTGAAAGQIRVYGKEDWMSPVASGSGAPAAMVVVPCSTGTLSAIATGACNNLIERAADVTLKERRQLILVPREAPYSSIHLEHMLKLSNMGVTILPASPGFYHQPQTIDDLIDFVVARILNLLNIPQDMLPRWGEHHLACDE; translated from the coding sequence ATGAGTAACGGTCCGGACCGCATCACGCTGGCGATGACTGGCGCTTCCGGCGCCCAGTACGGCTTGCGCCTGCTCGATTGCCTGGTGCGCGAAGATCGCGAAGTGCACTTCCTGATTTCCAAGGCCGCGCAACTGGTGATGGCCACGGAAACCGACGTCACGCTGCCGGCCAAGCCCCAGGCGATGCAAGCCTTCCTCACTGAATACACCGGGGCTGCCGCCGGGCAGATCCGGGTCTATGGCAAGGAAGACTGGATGTCGCCGGTGGCTTCGGGCTCTGGCGCGCCGGCAGCGATGGTAGTCGTGCCGTGCTCCACCGGGACTTTGTCGGCCATCGCGACGGGGGCCTGCAACAACCTGATCGAACGTGCCGCCGATGTCACCCTCAAGGAGCGCCGCCAGCTGATCCTGGTGCCCCGTGAAGCGCCATACTCGAGCATCCATCTGGAGCACATGCTCAAGTTGTCGAACATGGGCGTGACGATTTTGCCGGCATCGCCGGGTTTTTATCATCAGCCGCAAACCATCGACGACCTGATCGATTTCGTCGTGGCGCGCATCCTCAATCTGCTGAACATTCCCCAGGACATGCTGCCGCGTTGGGGTGAACACCACTTGGCCTGCGATGAATAA
- the mpl gene encoding UDP-N-acetylmuramate:L-alanyl-gamma-D-glutamyl-meso-diaminopimelate ligase: MHIHILGICGTFMGSMAVLAKELGHHVTGSDANVYPPMSTQLEAQGIELTQGYDPAQLDPAPDLVVIGNAMSRGNPAVEYVLNKGLPYVSGPQWLADHVLQGRWVLAVAGTHGKTTTSSMLAWVLEHAGMSPGFLIGGVPQNFSVSARLGDTPFFVIEADEYDSAFFDKRSKFVHYRPRTAILNNLEFDHADIFPDLPAIERQFHHLVRTIPSEGLVIHPTTEPALLRVIEMGCWTPVQTTGAGGQWQVKLLSDDGSKFEVMFEGVAQGVVEWDMTGQHNVANALATLAAARHVGVVPAMGIAALSAFKSVKRRMEKVAEVRGITIYDDFAHHPTAIATTLDGLRKRIGDAPLIAIIEPRSNSMKLGAHRDGLPESVVDADQVIWYAPANLGWDLAGTAALCTVPSIVSDSLEGIIERVKSQAQPGTHVVIMSNGGFGGLHGKLAEALK, encoded by the coding sequence ATGCACATTCATATTCTGGGTATCTGCGGCACTTTCATGGGTTCGATGGCGGTTCTGGCCAAAGAGCTCGGCCATCACGTGACCGGCTCCGATGCCAACGTCTACCCGCCGATGAGCACTCAGCTCGAGGCGCAGGGCATCGAGTTGACCCAGGGCTACGACCCGGCGCAACTGGACCCGGCCCCTGATCTGGTGGTCATCGGCAACGCCATGTCGCGCGGCAACCCGGCGGTCGAGTACGTGCTGAACAAAGGCCTGCCCTATGTCTCCGGCCCGCAATGGCTGGCCGACCACGTGCTGCAAGGCCGCTGGGTACTGGCGGTCGCCGGTACGCATGGCAAGACCACCACCAGCAGCATGCTCGCCTGGGTGCTGGAGCACGCGGGCATGAGCCCGGGCTTCCTGATCGGCGGTGTGCCGCAGAACTTCTCGGTGTCGGCACGCTTGGGCGACACACCGTTTTTCGTGATCGAAGCCGATGAATACGACAGCGCGTTCTTCGACAAGCGCTCCAAGTTCGTTCACTACCGTCCGCGCACGGCGATCCTGAACAACCTGGAGTTCGACCACGCCGATATCTTCCCGGACCTGCCGGCGATCGAGCGACAGTTCCACCATCTGGTGCGGACCATCCCGAGCGAAGGCCTGGTGATTCATCCGACCACCGAACCGGCTTTGCTGCGCGTCATCGAGATGGGTTGCTGGACCCCGGTGCAAACCACCGGCGCGGGGGGGCAGTGGCAGGTCAAGCTGCTCAGCGACGATGGCTCGAAGTTCGAAGTGATGTTCGAAGGCGTCGCCCAAGGCGTGGTCGAGTGGGACATGACGGGCCAGCATAACGTGGCCAACGCATTGGCCACCTTGGCCGCAGCGCGCCATGTTGGCGTGGTGCCAGCCATGGGCATCGCTGCCTTGAGCGCCTTCAAGAGCGTGAAACGACGGATGGAAAAAGTCGCCGAGGTGCGTGGCATTACCATCTATGACGACTTCGCCCACCATCCGACGGCCATTGCCACCACGCTCGACGGCCTGCGCAAGCGCATTGGCGATGCGCCGTTGATTGCGATCATCGAACCGCGCTCCAATTCCATGAAGCTTGGCGCACACCGTGACGGTTTGCCGGAGAGCGTTGTCGATGCCGACCAGGTGATCTGGTATGCGCCGGCCAATCTCGGTTGGGATCTGGCAGGCACCGCCGCGCTCTGCACGGTACCGTCGATCGTCAGCGACTCGCTGGAAGGCATCATCGAGCGGGTCAAGAGTCAGGCCCAGCCTGGCACTCATGTGGTGATCATGAGCAACGGCGGCTTCGGCGGCCTGCACGGCAAGTTGGCCGAGGCGCTTAAATGA
- a CDS encoding sigma-54-dependent Fis family transcriptional regulator, with protein sequence MHDNHLSRHAQQVLTVTQGKTHLHGPGSDPSIARSWLRCLEDYHLDPALNMAPTVLEHGRVLESRERLQQVLHIAGNEMASLHQQLSGAGHAVLLTDARGVILNCVTAPAERKIFERAGLWLGADWSEACEGTNGIGTCLVERQSLTIHQDEHFRGRHTGLTCSASPVFDPHGELLAVLDVSSARHEVSRQSQFHTMALVNLSAKMIESCYFLRCFDNQWLLRFHLQAESVGLFSEGLLAFDGEGRICAVNQSALNLLGHIRGGLLGKPVEAYFDCSLDELLGRASVNASASWPLRTRDGRHLFAVLRGQARTVPVPLVPSPAVEDRPRLSGICLGDPTLQADFRKALRVYERDVPLLINGETGSGKEAFAKAVHHASQRAEKAFVALNCAAIPESLIESELFGYRGGSFTGARKEGMRGKLQQADGGTLFLDEIGDMPLALQTRLLRVLEDRQVVPIGGEPESVNVRIISATHRNLLDRVQDGSFREDLYYRLNGLEVALPALRERGDKSQLLDFLLAEEARGETVLIDGPAREALLGFAWPGNVRQMRNVLRTLAALCDGGRIGLEDLPAMIRQARPVVIPKIEEPCEHPLEDAERLALLNALEHTRWHMTNTAEQLGVSRNTLYRKLRKHGIAR encoded by the coding sequence ATGCACGACAACCATTTGAGTCGCCATGCCCAGCAAGTGTTGACCGTGACCCAGGGTAAAACCCACCTGCACGGCCCCGGAAGCGATCCGTCCATCGCCCGTTCCTGGCTGCGCTGCCTTGAGGACTATCACCTCGACCCGGCCCTGAACATGGCGCCGACGGTGCTGGAGCATGGCCGCGTCCTGGAAAGCCGCGAACGATTGCAGCAGGTGCTGCACATCGCCGGCAATGAAATGGCCAGTCTTCATCAGCAACTCTCCGGTGCCGGCCACGCCGTACTGTTGACTGATGCGCGCGGCGTCATCCTCAATTGCGTAACGGCGCCGGCCGAGCGCAAGATTTTCGAGCGTGCCGGCCTCTGGCTGGGTGCCGACTGGAGTGAGGCCTGTGAAGGCACCAACGGCATTGGCACCTGCCTGGTGGAGCGCCAGTCGCTGACCATCCATCAGGACGAACATTTCCGAGGCCGGCATACGGGCCTGACCTGCTCGGCCAGCCCGGTATTCGATCCGCACGGCGAGCTGCTGGCGGTACTCGACGTGTCCTCTGCCCGGCACGAGGTATCGCGCCAGAGTCAGTTCCACACCATGGCCTTGGTCAATCTGTCGGCGAAGATGATCGAGAGCTGCTATTTCCTGCGTTGTTTCGATAATCAATGGCTGCTGCGTTTTCACCTGCAGGCCGAGTCCGTCGGTTTGTTCAGTGAAGGGCTGCTGGCGTTCGACGGAGAAGGGCGGATCTGCGCGGTCAACCAGAGTGCGCTGAACCTGCTGGGGCATATCCGTGGTGGCTTGCTGGGCAAACCGGTGGAGGCGTACTTCGACTGCTCGCTGGACGAACTGCTCGGCCGCGCGAGCGTCAATGCCAGCGCTAGCTGGCCACTGCGTACCCGGGACGGACGCCACCTGTTCGCCGTGTTACGCGGGCAAGCGCGAACGGTGCCGGTGCCGTTGGTGCCGAGCCCTGCGGTTGAAGATCGCCCGCGCTTGTCGGGCATCTGCCTGGGCGATCCGACGTTGCAGGCGGATTTCCGCAAGGCCCTGCGTGTGTACGAACGGGACGTGCCATTGCTGATCAACGGCGAAACCGGTTCGGGCAAGGAAGCCTTCGCCAAGGCCGTGCACCATGCCAGTCAGCGCGCGGAAAAAGCCTTCGTCGCCCTCAATTGTGCGGCCATCCCTGAAAGCCTGATCGAGAGTGAGCTGTTCGGCTATCGCGGCGGCAGCTTCACCGGCGCGCGCAAGGAGGGCATGCGCGGCAAGCTGCAGCAGGCCGATGGTGGGACCTTGTTCCTCGACGAAATCGGTGACATGCCTCTGGCCTTGCAGACTCGATTGTTGCGCGTGCTGGAAGATCGGCAAGTAGTGCCGATCGGTGGCGAACCGGAGTCGGTCAACGTGCGGATCATCAGTGCCACGCACCGCAATCTGCTGGATCGGGTGCAGGACGGCAGTTTTCGCGAGGACCTGTATTACCGCCTCAATGGCCTGGAAGTCGCGTTGCCGGCGTTGCGCGAGCGCGGTGACAAATCGCAGTTGCTCGACTTTTTGCTGGCCGAAGAGGCGCGCGGGGAAACCGTGCTGATCGACGGGCCGGCGCGCGAGGCGTTATTGGGGTTTGCCTGGCCGGGCAACGTGCGGCAGATGCGCAATGTGTTGCGTACGTTAGCGGCGCTGTGTGATGGCGGCCGCATCGGCCTGGAGGATCTGCCGGCGATGATTCGCCAGGCGCGTCCGGTGGTCATTCCGAAAATTGAAGAGCCCTGCGAACATCCCCTGGAAGATGCCGAGCGCCTGGCGCTGTTGAATGCGCTGGAGCACACGCGGTGGCATATGACAAATACGGCTGAACAGCTTGGGGTCAGCCGCAATACCCTGTATCGAAAATTGCGTAAACACGGCATAGCGCGGTAG